One Besnoitia besnoiti strain Bb-Ger1 chromosome VIII, whole genome shotgun sequence DNA segment encodes these proteins:
- a CDS encoding hypothetical protein (encoded by transcript BESB_083080), producing the protein MGSKKRGPQARAKAASARKGKGRGAAEREQSTSDDERWQQAGSEEDERGEGESAGGKMSITPSSCASSSSFASHLEAYGLELHRIVPDGNCLFRAFADQHCGQQERHRDYREKAVAYIEARADDFRCFLSEEEESFKKYLSRMRRPGTWGSQMELQALSQVYKVNLFIHVSSAPVDEDDARPWSAGQAGGKWGAAAKTARGEKGGGGSKLRKGKKKHREAEAEEDDRDPAAPAKEQGWNICKMDNFSEKHPCLQLAFHVHHEHYNSVRMQGRAAGDMLTLAQVRQIFGLKERRHEGDVFDEDADRKRAFTTDADEPGEPPRIETAKEKKRRQKEERRKKKELAKAKAKEARRSEIAGEIKGENEDDAGKLSQESDEEHANSQKKPAASQDEKGADNSEGERQAAQEREKVEEREGEVGDRDHQPDEGDQEKEQGPGGRREGEEIGAPGGEAHEPEAADTHAQEEAGEETLDSVGRQTEGEGAERHEPQTAWTSPPSSASPFVSSRAAAGGLRVLRDASRFAESLANVPRSLGRPGPDGASPASPCPSSVAAPSARPSCAAAQSWPVADEAESGEKTEREAKEPAMGERAQLGAPSDDGSSQGACPSACAPRHAHADEDPENPRTASKPQLSPTIHSSSGSPSAPFAASAQLSGSTVSSPSSQASPCVGGSLPSADVNEKRRQGDVEGDSFTSVPVCDFVTVSDRLVVVTGTRPRGMAHCASTGLLGACGSAGRYSASADEQSEDPNSAFYTQSSLPMLFGMRKTPQPTVRRRRFRGARARAGWPPVSLSTLRWRSPASASASGFLGSLASPGSSGTPAGAPRRVFTLLTPAEKQKSQGRRPRESAELRPSEPGRQSARRGKEGGGGVAEGGAGVREASARKEAKPEAAAMEPKDEETSAVAKKESAPPLQRDKAPEHTDSEEERRGWKEDDAKASVRLSSHSSRSSVTASRPSPPSSRLLAHASAVGSASPSASGASALLVCSASSASSSASRPLSASCPSPSPSAALLRFQPLTLSIDISFWQSLGEKKLREWRLETPWIPVVAFALSKHYAARSPAASFSVSHKPISCASSVAEGREDKRQRSGEAGAAASAPFAASPALFRLDGSAFDLTQIAAPTPSSASLPFTGQVPLLGFLYNCNSLEQFKSLNRRAAISQVLQAPIAPPAGDASSSSSLPSSSSLLSSSSLPSSSSPPSSSSPPSFFLSPSPGGEGLAPQQGGDASAQAAPLGLLQLPIYDAAFWECCASSSAFCHATPAASLPPSAAESSSAAESSSAASPPSPASPAPAGSRTPSVPAWLCRALPPVALACRFLLVTFIDLKNVLALYSVALPVVRPGVDFALFRSRPASVLSPSPLGARRGGEPPHHELADDGGFDRQTRGDESARVRSAPAESADAKERKSAAAAPDAEGEPAPTAACPNEAARTTGGAVERRPAERASVAERRERATGEDTSAEARDGDAAFFTLGEMADLSRRICSLDSDEASWLRGGVFLLLKKNREMARDTPEGEHAADTRQDKGDEQGERERGERDEDAKTMRFFLLPLAGLEFFSPLLPGVGDCEDTRSSSFFLSSLLLSSLSDFLSNSSLPASFSSAHPLAQVAQLRQSYPGLYSLYLCYLDPSGSCDALGWPLRNLLLLLCVRFSLYDKVLSILSFRDMFLHRACPPSAPLASSRCASAPEGGGSAAGGADGLPPSLSYHVPSPRSASSATPLAQQRCAEAGSRLAESRQKSETRCSLASAGPQSLLFHVALPPRDAFVGAVAGASPPAAPRASATPSYPGEQEPTRADQAKPDGGRPVPAASSAKMKRPPHHGGRPTVVSGWLRHVVSPPSEPVADASQVPSGRQPGAPPGSAALSPSSRALSSLSSASENSSASGSDASAFDSSASRLSAPSSSPSAVPEGPPAVAAASTVFVVALRRYLDGKSVQRNAVDLNVQLIRWRLLPAFEPRRIQDLRVLLLGAGTLGCGVARLLVAWGVRHFTFVDSSCVALSNPARQSLYTYEDAVPQEAFSEKAAGGLAAGGVKKVEAACRRLLAIRPDLHCRGVDLEIPMPGHPRFAEAPPPGGRSLEDAHGLLAALIEAHDVVFMLTDSKESRWLPSLIVAEKSLAAPARSHAPLGFAVGLGFDAMVVMRQGYGGNELGCYFCNAVSAPADSLSNRTLDQQCTVTRPGVGSFACSVAVELLAALTQHPRGFAAPHIPEDPLALGHHSSHTASPGGGQASAASRREGDAGTRRRNEPESEGFSCMGATPHTVRGYFSSFRTLSMASERNPQCVCCSDGILAKYRQDGVRFLREVVINSSLLEKYSGLEELQRQMEDKGEDADVICLSDEEDEERETPHDADTSGGEGSLTAGLHRE; encoded by the exons ATGGGCTCGAAGAAGCGGGGCCCACAGgcccgcgcgaaggcggcgtccgcgcggaaAGGCaagggacgcggcgccgccgagcgagagCAGTCGACTTCTGACGATGAGCGCTGGCAGCAGGctggcagcgaggaggacgagagaggggaaggagagagcgcggGAGGCAAGATGAGCATCACGCCGTCGtcgtgcgcgtcgtcgtcttctttcgcctcgcACTTGGAGGCGTACGGGCTCGAGCTGCACCGGATCGTGCCTGACGGCAACTGTCTCTTTCGAGCCTTCGCGGATCAGCACTGCGGCCAGCAGGAGCGGCACCGCGACTACCGCGAGAAGGCCGTCGCGTACATAGAGGCCCGTGCCGACGACTTCAGGTGCTTTCTctccgaggaggaagagagctTCAAAAAGTACCtcagccgcatgcgccgcccgGGCACCTGGGGCAGTCAGATGGAGCTCCAGGCGCTCAGCCAAGTATACAAGGTGAACCTGTTCATCcacgtctcctccgcgcccgtcgacgaggacgacgcgaggCCCTGGAGCGCAGGCCAAGCCGGGGGAAAgtggggcgccgccgcgaagactgcgcgcggcgagaaaggtggcggaggcagcaAGCTCAGGAAGGGCAAGAAGAAGCACAGAgaagccgaggcggaggaggacgacagagaccccgccgcgcccgccaaAGAGCAAGGGTGGAACATCTGCAAAATGGACAACTTCTCCGAAAAACATCCCTGTCTGCAACTCGCCTTCCACGTCCATCACGAGCACTACAACTCTGTCCGCATGCAAggtcgcgccgcaggcgacatGCTCACGCTCGCGCAGGTGCGGCAGATCTTCGGGCTCAAGGAGCGACGCCACGAGGGCGACGTGTTtgacgaggacgccgaccGGAAGCGAGCGTTCACTAcggacgcagacgagccCGGCGAGCCCCCGCGAATCGAGACTgcaaaggagaagaagcgcaggcagaaagaggagcggcggaagaagaaagagcttgccaaggcgaaggcgaaggaggcgcgtcgctccgAGATCGCCGGCGAAATCAagggagaaaacgaagacgacgcgggcaAACTCTCGCAGGAATCAGACGAAGAACACGCGAACTCCCAAAAGAAGCCGGCTGCCAGCCAGGACGAAAAGGGCGCGGACAacagcgaaggagagagacaagcagcacaagagagagagaaagtggaagagagggagggggaagTTGGAGACCGGGATCACCAGCCCGACGAGGGCGATCAAGAGAAGGAACAGGGgccgggggggcggcgggagggcgaggagataGGCGCTcccggcggcgaggcacaCGAGCCTGAGGCAGCAGACACACATGCCCAGGAAGAGGCCGGAGAAGAGACTCTCGACTCCGTCGGTAGGCAGActgaaggcgaaggagctgAGAGGCATGAGCCGCAGACAGCGTGGACGTCCCCGCCCTCTTCGGCATCCCCTTTTGtgtcgtctcgcgcggcagcgggaggTCTGCGGGTCTTGCGCGATGCGTCC CGGTTCGCGGAGTCTCTCGCCAACGTCCCTCGGTCGCTCGGGCGACCAGGGCCTGATGGGGCGTCCCCTGCGTCTCCCTGCCCTTCTTCTGTAGCAGCTCCTTCCGCGCGACCTtcctgcgctgcggctcagAGCTGGCCTgtcgcggacgaggcggagagcggagagaagacagagagggaggcgaaggagccaGCGATGGGGGAGCGAGCCCAGTtgggcgcgccgagcgacgacggcagcagccAGGGCGCCTGTccgagcgcgtgcgcgccgagacatgcgcacgcagacgaagatCCGGAAAACCCCCGGACGGCGAGCAAGCCACAGCTGTCGCCGACGATTCATTCTTCTTCAGGCTCGCCTTCTGCACCtttcgcggcttctgcgcaaCTCTCCGGCTCAACggtttcctctccttcttctcagGCCTCTCCCTGCGTGGGTGGCTCTTTGCCGAGCGCCGACGTAAACGAAAAGCGAAGGCAGGGAGACGTCGAGGGAGACTCGTTCACCTCTGTGCCTGTCTGCGACTTCGTCACAGTCAGCGACCGGCTCGTAGTTGT AACggggacgaggccgcgcgggaTGGCACATTGTGCCTCCACaggcctcctcggcgcctgcggctccgccggccgcTATTCCGCTTCCGCAGATGAACAGAGCGAGGATCCAAATTCCGCATTTTACACGCAGAGTTCGCTCCCGATGCTGTTTGGCAT GAGAAAAACACCGCAGCCAACTGTTCGCAGGCGCCGTTTtagaggcgcgcgtgcgagagCAGGGTGGCCGCCAGTCAGCCTGTCAACGCTGCGATGG CGGTCGCCcgcttctgcctcggcgtccgGTTTCCtcggctctctcgcctcaCCAGGCTCTTCAGGCacccccgccggcgcgccgcggagagtcTTCACGTTGTTAACCCCAGCTGAGAAGCAGAAAAGCCAAGGGAGGCGGCCCCGGGAAAGCGCAGAACTGAGGCCGAGTGAGCCCGGGCGGCAGAGCGCACGGAGGGGAAaagaggggggaggcggggtaGCGGAAGGGGGGGCTGGAGTCAGGGAGGCGAGTGCACGGAAGGAAGCCAAGCCAGAGGCAGCTGCGATGGAGCCCAAGGACGAGGAGACCTCGGCGGTCGCCAAGAAGGAGAGTGCCCCGCCTCTCCAGCGCGACAAGGCCCCCGAGCATACGGATtccgaagaagagagaaggggatggaaggaggacgacgcgaaggcgagtgTGCGCCTGTCTTCGCattcctctcgctcgtctgTCACCGCTTCTCGGCCTTCTCCTCCATCgagccgcctcctcgctcatGCCTCCGCTGTCGGATCCGCTTCGCCCTCAGCCTCTGGGGCGTCTGCGCTTCTTGTGTgttctgcgtcttccgcctcctcttcggcttcgcgtcccctctctgcttcttgcccgtcgccgtctccttccgccgcgctgctgcggttTCAGCCTTTGACGCTGAGCATTGACATCTCGTTTTGGCAGTCTctgggcgagaagaagctgcgtgAGTGGCGCCTGGAGACGCCGTGGATCCCCGTGGTGGCCTTCGCGCTCTCGAAGCACTatgccgcgcgcagccccgcggcctccttctccgtctcgcACAAACCCATCTCTTGCGCGTCTTCCGTGGCGGAGGGACGAGAAGACAAACGGCAGCGCAGTGGAGAGGCgggtgccgccgcctccgcgcccttcgcggcgtcgcccgcgctctTTAGGCTCGATGGAAGCGCCTTCGATCTCACGCAGATCGCGGCGCCCACCccgtcgtccgcctctctccccttCACGGGCCAAGTTCCTCTGCTGGGCTTTCTGTACAACTGTAACTCTCTCGAACAGTTCAAATCGCTCAACCGCCGAGCCGCCATCTCCCAAGTCCTACAGGCGCCTatcgcgccgcctgcgggagacgcctcctcttcatcttcgtTGCCATCTTCATCTTCGTTgctctcgtcgtcttcgctgccctcgtcgtcttcgccgccctcgtcgtcttcaccgccttcgttttttttgtcgccttcgcccggAGGGGAAGGGCTCGCGCCTCAgcagggcggagacgcttcggcgcaggcggcgcctttGGGTCTCCTTCAGCTGCCGATCTACGACGCGGCTTTCTGGGAATGCTGTGCATCCTCCAGTGCTTTCTGTCATGCGACGCCAGCGGCTTCTTTGCCTCCCTCTGCCGCTgagtcttcgtctgctgctgagtcttcgtccgccgcctcgcctccgtcccccgcgtctcctgcgcccGCAGGGTCGCGAACGCCGAGCGTGCCTGCGTGGCTgtgccgcgcgctgccgcctgtcGCGTTGGCGtgtcgttttctcctcgtcACGTTCATCGATCTGAAGAATGTTCTCGCCCTCTACTCCGTCGCACTCCCCGTGGTGAGGCCAGGCGTCGACTTTGCGCTATTCCGCTCCAGGCCGGCGAGCGTGCTGTCTCCATCGCCcctcggcgcgaggcgaggaggcgagccgccgcacCATGAGCTagcggacgacggcgggtttgacagacagacacgaggagacgaaagTGCGCGGGTTcgttctgcgcctgcagagtccgcagacgcgaaggagaggaagtccgcggcagctgcgcccgacgccgagggcgagccgGCTCCGACAGCGGCGTGCCCCAATGaagcggcgaggacgacgggcggcgccgtAGAGAGGAGGCCAGCAGAGCGGGCTTCGGTAGCGGAacgacgcgagcgcgcgacTGGAGAGGAcacgagcgcggaggcgcgcgacggagacgctgcTTTCTTCACTCTAGGGGAGATGGCAGATCTGTCGAGGCGCATTTGCTCTCTCGACTCAGACGAAGCCTCGTGGCTGCGAGGCGGGGTGTTTCTGCTTCTGAAAAAGAATAGAGAGATGGCGCGAGACACTCCCGAAGGGGAGCATGCAGCGGACACCCGCCAAGACAAGGGGGACGAGCAAGGAGAGcgcgaaagaggagagagggatGAGGACGCGAAAACGATGCGGTTTTTCCTCCTTCCGCTGGCTGGCCTCgagtttttctctcctctaTTGCCCGGCGTCGGCGACTGCGAAGACACTCGGTCGTCTTCGTTCTTTctgtcctctcttctcttgtcgtcgctctctgacTTCCTCTCCAACTCCTCTTTGCCGGCGTCGTTTTCCTCCGCGCACCCGCTCGCGCAAGTCGCTCAGCTGCGACAGTCGTATCCGGGCTTGTATTCACTCTACCTGTGCTACTTGGATCCAAGTGGGTCCTGCGATGCCCTCGGGTGGCCGCTGCGGAATCTCCTGCTGCTTCTTTGTgtgcgtttttctctctaTGACAAAGTCCTTTCCATCTTGTCATTCCGCGACATGTTCCTTCATCGCGCATGCCCCCCGTCGGCTCCGctggcctcttcgcgctgcgcctccgcgcctgagggaggcggaagcgccgcaggcggcgcggacggcctgcctccttctctttcttaTCACGTcccctctccgcgctcggcttcttcagcaacgccgctcgcgcagcagcgctgcgcagaggcgggctcgcgtctcgcggaGTCGCGACAGAAGTCAGAGActcgctgctcgctcgcttccgccggACCCCAGTCTCTTCTGTTCCACgtcgcgcttccgccgcgggaTGCGTTCGTCGGCGCAGTCGCGGGCGCTTCCcctcctgccgcgcctcgcgcttctgccaCTCCCTCATATCCAGGCGAGCAAGAGCCCACGCGCGCAGATCAAGCAAAGCCCGATGGAGGAAGGCCTgtccctgcggcgtcttctgcgaaAATGAAGCGGCCGCCTCACCACGGCGGGCGCCCCACGGTCGTCTCGGGCTGGCTGCGCCACGTCGTTTCTCCTCCGTCTGAACCTGTTGCTGACGCCTCGCAAGTCCCGTCCGGCCGACAACCCGGTGCGCCTCCGGGCTCCGCTGCTCTCTCCccctcgtctcgcgcgctctcgtctttgtcttctgcttctgaGAATTCGTCTGCTTCTGGTTCGGATGCTTCTGCGTTCgactcctccgcgtcgcgcctctccgcaccttcgtcgtcgccttccgcggtgCCTGAGGGGCCCCctgcggtggcggcggcatCGACTGTGTTTGtggtggcgctgcggcgctacCTGGACGGCAAGTCCGTCCAGCGCAACGCGGTAGACTTGAATGTCCAGCTGAttcgctggcggctgctgcctgctTTCGAGCCGCGACGCATCCAAGATCTCCGCGTGTTGCTCCTGGGCGCAGGCACGctgggctgcggcgtcgcacgcctcctcgtcgcctgggGAGTCAG GCACTTCACCTTCGTGGACTcgagctgcgtcgcgctctcGAATCCTGCACGACAGTCTCTGTATACCTACGAGGACGCCGTGCCGCAG GAAGCGTTcagcgagaaggccgccggcgggttGGCTGCCGGCGGAGTGAAAAAAGTCGAggctgcctgcaggcgcctcctcgccatcCGCCCAGACCTGcactgccgcggcgtcgacctCGAGATCCCGATGCCAG gGCATCCGCgcttcgcagaggcgcctccgcctggcgGCCGCAGTCTCGAAGATGCGCACGGCCTCTTGGCTGCGCTGATCGAGGCGCACGACGTCGTCTTCATGCTGACCGACTCGAAGGAGTCGCGCTGGCTGCCCTCACTCATCGTCGCCGAAAA GTCTctggcggcgccagcgaggtCGCACGCCCCTCTGGGCTTCGCTGTAGGTCTAGGGTTCGACGCCATGGTGGTCATGCGGCAAGGCTACGGCGGAAACGAGCTCGGTTGCTACTTCTGCAACGCTGTGAGTGCGCCTGCGGACTCTCTTAGCAACCG CACGCTTGACCAGCAGTGCACGGTGACTCGCCCCGGAGTTGGCAGCTTCGCAtgcagcgtcgccgtcgagctCCTGGCCGCCCTCACCCAGCACCCGcgaggcttcgcggcgccgcacatTCCAGAAGATCCCCTCGCGCTGGGTCACCACTCGTCGCACACGGCCTCGCCGGGGGGCGGtcaggcctccgccgcctctaggcgtgaaggcgacgccggcacgCGCCGAAGGAACGAACCCGAGAGCGAAGGCTTCTCCTGCATGGGCGCCACGCCCCACACTGTCCGCGGATACTTTTCCA GCTTTCGCACGCTGTCCATGGCGTCGGAGCGAAATCCACAgtgcgtctgctgctcggATGGCATTCTAGCCAAATACCGCCAAGACGGGGTTCGGTTTCTGAGAGAGGTTGTGATCAACTCGTCGCTCCTCGAAAAGTACTCTGGGCTTGAAGAGCTGCAACGCCAAATGGAGGACaagggagaggacgcggacgtCATCTGTTTGagcgatgaagaagacgaagaaagagaaacgCCACATGACGCAGACACGAGCGGTGGAGAGGGCAGCCTCACGGCGGGCCTGCATCGCGAGTAG
- a CDS encoding hypothetical protein (encoded by transcript BESB_083090): MQDDTSSPVLAVVTRWLGFISGVFTMSLWCFLLPTTKASISIPHNFLDDVNRETWRLQLFSFSPDVFIDMWTPFVMGLAAVLCHFENFNLSFITQDFMRFFLWNFILALFGNLGYAGGMGVVVGCVTLLTTFFSLICIFVCNGSAKLDIRFGKRSDSMSF; the protein is encoded by the coding sequence ATGCAGGACGACACTTCGTCTCCGGTGCTGGCGGTGGTCACGCGCTGGCTTGGGTTCATTTCTGGCGTGTTTACGATGTCTCTGTGGTGTTTCCTGCTTCCCACGACGAAGGCGTCGATCTCGATTCCCCACAACTTCCTCGACGACGTGAACCGGGAAACatggcggctgcagctcttCTCCTTTTCGCCCGACGTGTTTATTGACATGTGGACGCCGTTCGTCATGGGGCTCGCTGCGGTGCTTTGCCACTTCGAGAACTTCAACTTGTCCTTCATCACGCAGGACTTTATGCGGTTTTTCCTCTGGAACTTCATCCTGGCGCTCTTTGGGAACCTCGGCTACGCGGGCGGCAtgggcgtcgtcgtcggctgcgtcACGCTTCTCACaaccttcttctcgctcatCTGCATCTTCGTCTGCAACGGCTCCGCCAAACTCGACATTCGATTCGGCAAGCGAAGCGATAGCATGAGCTTCTGA